From a single Miscanthus floridulus cultivar M001 chromosome 8, ASM1932011v1, whole genome shotgun sequence genomic region:
- the LOC136472467 gene encoding AT-hook motif nuclear-localized protein 1-like → MEAKQGEATAAPAPMAAAAATAPVTAAAPEATVSFQQPAAAPAAAAERGSSSAVLVPPLATAAATAGGSGAMALGPVLMKVPKKRGRPRKYGPDGSLIRPLNATPISASAPMPTSVAPGQYTPASAVGAAMKRGRGRHLDFAAAAAKQQQQQHHHQHHQLHHHQHQQPQQQFGFHFNSIGDMVACSAGANFTPHIITVAPGEDVTMKVISFSQQGPQAICILSANGVISNVTLRQPDSSGGTLTYEGRFELLSLSGSFMPTENSGTRSRSGGMSVSLASPDGRVVGGGVAGLLVAASPVQIVVGSFLPSYQMEQKNKKPRVDVAPATVPQTPPAVPISSVDTHSSEQGQQSSAAQRGMTSGGAYGVDQSWAFPAQQPMAEVSRTPSSGDLKMTASGS, encoded by the exons ATGGAGGCCAAGCAGGGGGAAGCGACTGCCGCGCCTGCGCCTATGGCGGCGGCTGCAGCAACAGCACCGGTTACGGCGGCGGCACCAGAGGCGACGGTGAGCTTCCagcagccggcggcggcgccagcCGCGGCGGCAGAGAGGGGTAGCTCGAGCGCCGTGCTGGTGCCGCCTCTggctacggcggcggcgacggcgggagGCAGCGGCGCGATGGCGCTCGGGCCGGTGCTGATGAAGGTGCCGAAGAAGCGCGGGCGGCCGCGCAAGTACGGGCCGGACGGGAGTCTGATCCGCCCGCTCAACGCCACGCCGATCTCGGCGTCCGCGCCCATGCCGACCTCCGTGGCGCCGGGGCAGTACACGCCGGCGTCCGCGGTGGGCGCCGCCATGAAGCGCGGCAGGGGACGGCACCTCgacttcgccgccgccgccgccaagcagcagcagcagcagcaccatcaccagcaccaccagctccaccaccaccaacaccagcagccgcagcagcagtTCGGCTTCCACTTCAACTCCATAG GTGACATGGTGGCATGTTCTGCTGGTGCAAATTTCACTCCACATATAATTACCGTTGCTCCTGGTGAG GATGTGACGATGAAGGTTATATCATTTTCGCAACAAGGACCACAGGCTATCTGTATTCTCTCAGCAAACGGTGTGATATCGAACGTTACACTTCGTCAGCCTGATTCCTCTGGTGGCACGTTAACTTATGAG GGACGCTTTGAGTTGCTGTCCTTGTCTGGGTCCTTTATGCCAACTGAAAACAGCGGAACACGAAGTCGATCAGGTGGGATGAGCGTGTCTCTTGCGAGCCCAGACGGTCGTGTTGTCggtggaggagttgccggcctGCTGGTGGCAGCAAGTCCTGTTCAG ATTGTGGTCGGGAGCTTCCTGCCAAGCTaccagatggagcagaagaacaaGAAGCCGCGGGTGGACGTGGCGCCTGCCACCGTCCCTCAGACGCCTCCCGCGGTCCCGATCTCGAGCGTGGACACCCACAGCAGCGAGCAAGGGCAGCAGAGCTCTGCGGCCCAGAGAGGGATGACCTCAGGAGGAGCCTACGGCGTGGACCAGAGCTGGGCATTCCCTGCGCAGCAGCCGATGGCGGAGGTGTCCAGGACGCCGTCGTCTGGGGACCTGAAGATGACCGCGTCCGGATCATGA
- the LOC136469318 gene encoding U-box domain-containing protein 16-like, translating to MAAEASSGKLRKGAIDVDEMLKNLSEAEKECVFLAKALRQLDTLAPSQHEHVKCRCYRCLAPLSPSPTAGSRGTCHFQVDPIRQLHLPALAPGWEPPAPPSDFRCPITLDIMHEPVVVASGQTYDRESISRWFGSGKSTCPKTGQVLTVLELVPNKALKNLIAKWCRENDVAMESSEASKSELVQAVATNKAVLEATRMTASFLVKKLSICFFPDAANRVVHEIRLLSKSGVDSHAFVGEAGAVPLLYSEDIGLQLNAVMALLNLSILEANKKRIMHADGAVEAVAHIMSSGATWCAKENAAAIVLSLVSVHTYRRRLGQNLSVVRAQPGVRTHLPSHPGAGARRRS from the exons ATGGCGGCGGAAGCATCCTCAGGcaaactgaggaagggagcgaTTGATGTGGACGAGATGCTAAAAAATCTCAGCGAGGCCGAGAAGGAGTGTGTGTTCTTAGCAAAGGCT CTACGCCAGCTCGACACGCTAGCGCCCAGTCAGCATGAGCACGTGAAATGTCGTTGCTACCGTTGCCTTgctcctctctctccatcccCGACAGCTGGGTCCCGCGGCACCTGTCACTTCCAGGTGGACCCCATTCGTCAGCTTCATCTTCCAGCTCTAGCACCTGGATGGGAGCCCCCGGCGCCGCCGTCGGACTTCCGCTGCCCCATCACCCTCGACATCATGCATGAGCCTGTCGTCGTCGCCAGCGGCCAGACATACGACCGGGAGTCCATCTCTCGGTGGTTCGGCTCTGGCAAGTCAACGTGCCCCAAGACAGGGCAGGTCCTTACCGTTTTGGAGCTGGTTCCCAACAAGGCGCTCAAGAACCTCATCGCCAAGTGGTGCCGGGAGAACGACGTCGCCATGGAGAGCAGTGAGGCGAGCAAGAGCGAGCTGGTGCAGGCGGTGGCCACGAACAAGGCGGTGCTGGAGGCGACGCGCATGACGGCGTCGTTCCTCgtgaagaagctctccatctGTTTCTTCCCTGACGCAGCCAACCGCGTGGTGCACGAGATTCGGCTACTGTCCAAGTCCGGCGTCGACAGCCACGCCTTCGTCGGGGAGGCCGGAGCCGTGCCCCTGCTCTACTCCGAGGACATCGGGCTCCAGCTCAACGCTGTCATGGCGCTGCTCAACCTCTCCATCCTCGAGGCCAACAAGAAGCGCATCATGCACGCCGATGGCGCCGTGGAGGCGGTCGCCCACATCATGAGCTCCGGCGCGACGTGGTGTGCCAAGGAGAATGCGGCGGCCATCGTGCTCAGCCTGGTGTCTGTGCACACCTACCGACGCCGCCTCGGCCAGAACCTATCCGTCGTCCGTGCTCAACCTGGCGTCCGTACACACCTACCGTCCCATCCAGGTGCTGGAGCTAGAAGACGAAGCTGA